A single region of the Pontibacter kalidii genome encodes:
- a CDS encoding copper resistance protein NlpE N-terminal domain-containing protein, with protein sequence MRTITAFFILFALTFGLQQAAQAQSGKSYEEWLKESRSSSKKATPKKTPAKSKSKATAAKANTKDTAPAMAPPSGTFRGILACPDCKGVRTELILTGDPKDANRSFTMRQMYVGKPDDKSVVTGSGKWILAKGNKQNPDAVILQLIPTTGDLDLMYFLQVSETEVRLLNNRQEEIGNSENYSLRKL encoded by the coding sequence ATGAGAACAATCACCGCATTTTTTATCCTATTCGCGCTCACCTTTGGGCTGCAGCAGGCGGCGCAGGCGCAGTCCGGCAAGAGCTACGAGGAGTGGCTGAAGGAAAGCCGCAGCAGCAGTAAAAAAGCCACACCCAAAAAGACGCCGGCAAAAAGTAAAAGCAAAGCCACGGCTGCCAAAGCGAACACAAAAGATACTGCTCCTGCCATGGCGCCCCCAAGCGGCACTTTCCGGGGTATACTTGCCTGCCCCGACTGCAAAGGCGTTCGCACCGAGCTGATCCTGACCGGTGACCCGAAGGACGCTAACCGTTCGTTCACGATGCGGCAAATGTATGTGGGCAAGCCGGACGACAAAAGCGTGGTGACCGGCAGCGGCAAGTGGATACTGGCTAAGGGAAACAAACAGAATCCGGACGCCGTGATACTGCAGCTCATCCCGACAACAGGCGACCTGGACCTGATGTATTTCCTGCAGGTGAGCGAAACGGAAGTAAGGCTGCTCAACAACCGGCAGGAGGAGATCGGCAACTCTGAGAACTACTCCCTCCGCAAACTTTAA